A window of the Vicia villosa cultivar HV-30 ecotype Madison, WI unplaced genomic scaffold, Vvil1.0 ctg.000685F_1_1, whole genome shotgun sequence genome harbors these coding sequences:
- the LOC131630492 gene encoding uncharacterized protein LOC131630492: protein MYWTEVKEKKVYVTRKMYMELRRDNPSVAWRKILFDNHARPRSLFTLWLALREKLPTKHRLKQFGFIDENVCSYCEDIESTNHLLFACKGTNHIWKEVLRWMHIQREPDCWSQEVRWMTTEANKKGWKTQILKIALAETVYEVWRYGNEKIFSNRNIDHLVGNKIKESILGRCLMSRKLQSHVNVSQSCIE from the coding sequence ATGTACTGGACAGAAgtgaaagagaagaaggtttATGTGACAAGGAAGATGTATATGGAGCTTCGCAGAGACAACCCGTCAGTGGCTTGGCGGAAGATTTTATTTGACAACCATGCTAGACCACGATCATTGTTTACGCTCTGGTTAGCATTAAGGGAAAAGCTTCCTACAAAACACCGGCTAAAACAGTTTGGATTTATTGATGAGAATGTTTGCAGTTACTGTGAGGACATTGAATCCACTAACCATTTGCTCTTTGCTTGCAAGGGAACAAATCACATTTGGAAAGAGGTGTTGAGATGGATGCATATTCAAAGAGAACCTGATTGTTGGAGCCAGGAAGTGAGATGGATGACTACTGAAGCCAACAAAAAAGGTTGGAAGACTCAAATTTTGAAAATTGCTCTAGCAGAAACTGTGTACGAGGTGTGGAGATATGGAAacgaaaaaatattttcaaatagaaACATAGATCATTTGGTGGGAAATAAGATCAAGGAGAGTATTTTGGGTAGATGCCTCATGAGTAGGAAACTACAGAGTCATGTAAATGTTTCCCAGAGTTGTATAGAATAG